The following proteins come from a genomic window of Palaemon carinicauda isolate YSFRI2023 chromosome 12, ASM3689809v2, whole genome shotgun sequence:
- the LOC137651221 gene encoding uncharacterized protein, with protein sequence MERSHSRLRRTRKEGEGVLSGFPEGSPAWLLTILLLTWPSFGGTTLPSSSGLTVIYETEVAGDRMQSVFLSCPPENELQPCKCQLRGPELHVKCENSVLDKVMRALETLMRRALVIEELHLVGNRIHVLPARVFGSLQVNKLFLINNELVGINRNAFAGLESSLQHIYITDPELFNLPFDALDNLVNLRTCVLENTDITEIPRLYSLSKLEFLKIDGSRVTTIPTAAFRFMPNMKKVHIANSRLKEIHGNALEGLVYLKEVNFSNNVIDWIHPRAFRTLSTLEQLTLSGNNLADVTMAVLAARDLRALRIVDLSYNKITELAKGTFVDMPTVQVINLSYNHISRIEHGAFFRLSALNKLDLKGNRLNEFHADIFTESPTVEHLNIAHNNLTFLAEMIYIARALPNLRSLDVSRNRLTSKSFENFGGHRKLEALKLNHNNVGKLSKGMFKDLPSLRELYMSHNSIKSSYEGQVWNLPKLRVLDMAHNDLEIVDVLLLEGVPQLSNLDLSFNMIANIGENAFTELSYLENLNMSFNSITKIPKNAFSELGELFELELSFNELMSLENGMFRGLTSLQYLHITHNQIITIEEDVFLDTPNLKFLELSSNFVQNIPKEALTKLTSLIILKLGQNVINKITDGYLSGLRIVEHLDLSQNHIQTLSETAFRDMSVLRDLDLSTNFIQSLHPDMFSNTKLLEKLNISHNYISDLGEKTFTHSKRLRILDITNNSLTELGEEVRGLLALQGLFMSHNYISSLKNTTFQDLPSLSVLKFDNNGLQTFEPGTFSDMSSLVTLDLRNNNLVELNPDSITSLHALKELQINKNQISVVKDFAFSDLTSLRSLELQDNVITDIGDHAFLNMPSLNFLNLSRNGLQEVPADALARLPSLDVLDLSGNYLLQIRDSNFEWLEWLTVLMLHDNDICRLSDGAFAKQKALRVLTLNNNQLRRLHLKALGNTITGLSLLDMSGNPFRCDCELVWLKEYLNEDPDDYRVPRTAILGDSLRGIPVCASPEEYEGLPITEVPAEAFICSSRLINDDKETCVPRFLDPLLFTAGHQAGGALDTGAVNTLLHITNLSETIPQGATGPSYLDVDNPIHVHDMHEIDRLQKPTKLTTTGELPATAGAEQNVEAVKLPTNDQDPEQLLSSSSIHTVTGDTPTIYAGSSGTSHVEDVKIQESSVGGLFSGIKLPTIPNILESLSNLNIPQIGLNVNWANLPIGRQESGFNADYDSVSGPAPPLEIDSLPINKPMKGPDGNKPIWIDGPVSPHPLFTAPPPPPATQDLPPPSLNRGPSGTPSSNNIVGLVPPAVENTNIPSTENFSGGDEEDFNLGIPGTIFHVGRPTNVWRTRPKPEQGFSWPGQQPTLNQRRKPSQSTKTILPPVTHTGPGPNSGTPFLPGLSSQQNHLQPAQPIVTSHGNSQTSQHLNLPIDPTVTISNVKLPSPVDVSSGARGTVWEGPQWSHPEVIHPNSGVSLYQPGEPFRPYQPEDPNHPITVVEAPDVSVLHHGTPTTPPAFLVTKTTTFTLSSLTQKPPVDMAPSESQVLDGNLSSGMQKGVQLDKTASLFPGLSEKGEISTEFSPALESTVIGYSASTVMPSAIPEILKNQDEQSYFTELPSEIQANSSIKQSVLNTTDSSPTLGDLLDLLYIAEAEVQKEQKQESIHVPNISNLPLATTPEPFIFASTSASSSTLPKTQESPVLISSTTEMIPPLLSSSTTTTTDFFFSSTEASTSKDVYENKDQEPAVDNHPQPSFDIYHPQPVTDTYPSLPASDTYPPLPASETYPPLSASDIYPPQLASDIYIPQPSSDSYPPQLPSDTDSPQTVPDTYPPLLGDGVTVLKDLPPVSVKSSNDNYPADNVTPFNSQQDYPGLYADDSDSYQSPFDYPHEESDWPSSSERTLPESSTPTRYRPGFIVPVDKSGDPLPGTRTRPNNTYISPSKSIGRGGIPTIERVEINNNQQTTGEKDVTEQIEDLPQDSGASFTDLAHEEVIPNTEFDANDVNAIDWYYSNYFREYDPYAQLPVGGNKPKSGAGVPRLSCTLYIACLVCASIACIFSR encoded by the exons ATGTGAGAACAGCGTCTTGGACAAAGTGATGAGGGCCTTAGAGACCCTCATGAGGCGGGCCTTAGTCATCGAAGAACTCCATCTCGTCGGAAACCGTATCCACGTCCTTCCGGCTCGAGTCTTTGGATCTTTGCAG GTGAACAAGTTATTTCTGATTAATAATGAATTGGTGGGCATCAATCGTAATGCGTTTGCTGGACTTGAATCGTCTCTCCAGCACATCTACATCACAGACCCTGAGCTCTTCAATTTGCCATTTGATGCCCTTGATAATTTGGTTAATCTCAGAACGTGTGTGCTTGAGAACACTGACATCACTGAAATACCGCGGCTCTATTCTTTGTCGAAGCTAGAATTTCTGAAAATTGATGGGTCGCGCGTGACGACAATCCCTACTGCAGCTTTCAGGTTTATGCCTAACATGAAGAAAGTACACATAGCCAACAGTCGGTTGAAGGAAATTCATGGCAATGCCCTTGAAGGTCTAGTTTACCTAAAGGAAGTGAATTTCTCCAACAATGTCATTGACTGGATTCACCCTAGAGCATTTAGAACTCTGAGCACACTTGAGCAACTGACACTATCTGGAAATAACCTAGCAGATGTGACCATGGCAGTTCTAGCTGCTAGAGACCTCAGAGCACTTAGAATTGTCGACCTCAGTTATAACAAAATTACAGAACTTGCTAAAGGTACTTTTGTTGATATGCCAACAGTACAAGTGATTAACCTTAGTTATAACCATATTTCAAGAATAGAGCATGGAGCATTCTTCAGACTCTCTGCTCTGAACAAACTGGATCTTAAAGGCAATAGGCTTAATGAATTTCATGCCGATATCTTCACAGAATCCCCAACTGTGGAGCATCTAAATATAGCGCATAACAATCTGACTTTCTTGGCAGAAATGATCTACATTGCCCGTGCACTTCCTAACTTACGAAGTCTTGATGTCAGTAGAAATCGGTTGACATCAAAGAGTTTTGAGAATTTTGGCGGTCACAGAAAACTAGAAGCTTTGAAACTGAATCATAACAATGTAGGCAAGTTAAGTAAAGGAATGTTTAAAGATCTACCTAGTCTAAGGGAATTATACATGAGTCACAACTCTATCAAAAGTTCTTATGAAGGTCAAGTCTGGAATCTTCCAAAATTAAGAGTTCTTGACATGGCTCACAATGATTTAGAAATAGTTGATGTCCTTCTTCTCGAAGGAGTCCCACAGCTTAGTAACCTGGACTTGAGTTTCAACATGATTGCCAACATTGGTGAAAATGCTTTTACAGAGCTTTCCTACCTTGAGAATCTTAACATGTCGTTTAATAGTATAACAAAAATACCTAAAAATGCTTTCTCTGAACTTGGAGAGCTCTTTGAATTAGAACTAAGCTTCAATGAACTTATGTCATTAGAAAATGGAATGTTCAGAGGTTTAACCTCTTTACAATATTTACACATAACACACAACCAAATAATTACTATTGAGGAGGACGTGTTTTTAGACACCCCAAACCTTAAATTTTTGGAACTCTCTTCAAATTTTGTACAAAATATTCCCAAAGAAGCTTTGACAAAACTAACTTCGTTAATTATTCTTAAACTTGGACAGAATGTCATAAATAAAATTACAGATGGATATCTATCTGGATTAAGGATTGTTGAACATTTGGACCTTTCTCAAAATCACATTCAAACGTTGAGCGAAACTGCCTTCCGAGACATGAGTGTTCTTAGGGATTTGGATTTGAGTACAAACTTTATCCAGTCACTCCATCCTGACATGTTTTCCAACACAAAACTGCTTGAAAAGTTAAacattagtcacaattatatatcAGATCTGGGTGAGAAGACTTTCACACATTCTAAACGTCTGAGAATTCTGGATATTACAAATAATTCTCTTACTGAACTTGGTGAAGAAGTACGTGGCCTTTTAGCCCTTCAGGGGCTATTTATGAGTCACAACTATATAAGCAGTTTAAAAAACACCACATTTCAGGATCTCCCAAGCTTAAGTGTCTTGAAATTTGATAATAATGGCTTACAAACCTTTGAACCTGGAACATTTTCTGATATGTCATCCCTTGTAACTCTTGACTTAAGAAACAACAATTTGGTTGAACTGAATCCTGACTCCATCACGTCATTGCATGCACTAAAAGAACTTCAAATTAACAAAAACCAGATATCCGTTGTGAAAGACTTTGCCTTTTCCGATCTGACTTCGCTTCGAAGTTTGGAATTGCAAGACAACGTGATCACTGATATTGGAGATCACGCCTTCCTGAACATGCCCTCGCTAAACTTCTTGAACCTGAGTCGCAATGGTCTGCAGGAGGTTCCAGCAGATGCTTTAGCCCGACTGCCATCTTTAGATGTCTTAGATCTGAGTGGAAATTATCTGCTGCAGATAAGAGATTCCAATTTTGAGTGGCTTGAATGGTTGACCGTCTTAATG TTACACGACAATGATATTTGCCGACTATCAGATGGAGCCTTTGCCAAGCAGAAGGCCTTAAGAGTCCTCACCCTCAACAACAACCAACTAAGACGCCTCCATCTGAAGGCGCTAGGGAACACCATCACTGGCCTCTCACTCCTTGACATGAGTG GAAATCCATTCCGATGTGACTGCGAGTTAGTTTGGCTCAAAGAATACCTAAATGAGGACCCTGATGACTACAGGGTTCCAAGAACTGCTATACTGGGGGATTCTTTAAGAGGCATTCCCGTTTGTGCTTCACCTGAGGAGTATGAAGGGTTGCCTATCACAGAG GTACCAGCGGAAGCCTTTATTTGCAGCAGTCGACTGATTAATGATGATAAGGAGACCTGCGTCCCAAGGTTCTTGGATCCTTTACTTTTTACTGCTGGACACCAAG CAGGGGGAGCCTTGGATACCGGAGCCGTGAATACCCTTCTGCATATCACCAATCTATCTGAAACGATTCCTCAAGGTGCCACAGGACCATCTTACCTCGACGTTGATAACCCAATTCACGTCCATGATATGCATGAGATTGACCGCCTACAGAAACCTACTAAACTTACCACCACTGGAGAACTACCTGCTACTGCTGGTGCAGAGCAAAATGTTGAAGCAGTAAAATTGCCAACAAATGATCAA gATCCAGAGCAGCTCTTATCATCCTCAAGCATCCATACAGTGACTGGCGATACACCAACTATATACGCTGGATCAAGTGGGACAAGCCATGTCGAGGATGTCAAGATACAGGAATCCAGTGTTGGGGGCCTCTTCAGTGGAATCAAACTGCCCACTATTCCCAACATTCTGGAATCCTTAAGCAATCTAAATATTCCTCAGATAGGTCTTAATGTAAACTGGGCTAATTTGCCAATAGGTCGGCAAGAATCTGGTTTTAACGCTGATTATGACTCCGTGTCAGGCCCTGCACCCCCACTGGAAATTGATTCACTGCCTATCAATAAACCCATGAAAGGACCTGATGGAAACAAACCCATATGGATTGATGGACCAGTTAGTCCTCATCCTTTATTCACTGCTCCGCCACCACCACCTGCAACACAGGACTTACCGCCACCATCATTGAATAGGGGACCTTCTGGTACACCAAGTTCTAATAACATTGTTGGTCTTGTTCCCCCTGCTGTGGAAAATACCAATATTCCTTCAACAGAAAACTTCTCGGGCGGAGATGAAGAAGATTTTAACTTGGGTATCCCTGGAACCATATTTCATGTAGGGAGACCCACAAATGTCTGGAGAACACGGCCAAAACCAGAACAAGGGTTCTCTTGGCCAGGACAGCAGCCAACTCTAAATCAAAGAAGGAAACCAAGCCAATCAACAAAAACAATTTTGCCACCAGTTACACATACTGGACCAGGACCAAATTCTGGTACTCCCTTTTTGCCTGGGCTTTCTTCTCAACAAAACCATCTTCAACCTGCACAGCCAATTGTAACAAGTCATGGTAACTCACAGACTTCGCAACATCTAAATTTACCAATCGATCCAACTGTAACTATTTCTAATGTAAAACTTCCATCTCCAGTTGATGTATCCTCAGGTGCCAGAGGCACTGTATGGGAAGGGCCTCAGTGGTCACATCCAGAGGTTATTCATCCCAATTCAGGAGTTTCTCTTTATCAGCCTGGTGAACCCTTTCGGCCATATCAACCTGAAGATCCTAACCATCCAATAACAGTGGTAGAAGCACCAGATGTGTCAGTGTTACATCACGGAACACCAACAACCCCACCTGCATTTCTTGTAACAAAGACTACAACTTTCACTCTATCAAGTCTTACCCAGAAACCACCTGTAGATATGGCTCCATCAGAGAGCCAAGTACTAGATGGAAATCTTTCTTCTGGGATGCAAAAGGGAGTACAGTTGGATAAAACAGCTTCATTATTTCCAGGTTTATCTGAGAAGGGTGAAATCTCTACTGAGTTCTCACCTGCATTAGAAAGTACTGTTATTGGCTACTCAGCTAGTACTGTCATGCCTAGTGCTATACCAGAAATATTGAAAAACCAAGATGAGCAAAGCTATTTCACAGAGCTCCCATCTGAAATTCAAGCAAATTCATCAATAAAGCAAAGTGTTTTGAATACCACCGATTCGTCACCTACTCTCGGGGATCTTCTTGATTTGCTATATATTGCTGAAGCAGAGGTACAAAAAGAGCAAAAGCAGGAAAGTATCCATGTGCCTAACATAAGCAATCTGCCATTGGCTACAACTCCTGAACCATTCATATTTGCCTCTACTTCAGCTTCAAGTTCTACCCTACCTAAAACCCAAGAATCCCCTGTTTTAATTTCTTCAACAACAGAAATGATCCCCCCATTATTATCTTCCTCTACCACAACTACAACAGACTTTTTCTTCTCTTCTACTGAAGCATCGACATCCAAAGATGTATATGAAAACAAGGATCAGGAACCAGCTGTTGACAATCATCCTCAGCCATCCTTTGACATTTATCATCCTCAGCCAGTCACTGATACATATCCTTCTCTACCAGCCTCTGACACTTATCCTCCTTTACCAGCTTCTGAAACTTATCCTCCTTTATCAGCCTCTGACATATATCCTCCTCAACTAGCATCTGACATTTATATACCTCAACCAAGCTCTGACAGCTATCCTCCTCAACTACCATCTGACACTGATAGTCCTCAAACTGTCCCAGACACCTATCCTCCTCTCTTAGGAGATGGGGTAACTGTTCTAAAAGATTTGCCACCTGTTTCTGTAAAATCCTCCAATGACAACTATCCAGCAGATAATGTAACTCCCTTTAACTCACAGCAAGACTATCCTGGACTCTATGCTGATGACAGTGATAGTTATCAATCTCCATTTGATTACCCTCATGAAGAAAGTGATTGGCCATCCAGTTCAGAAAGAACTCTCCCAGAGTCCAGTACACCAACAAGGTATCGCCCAGGATTTATCGTTCCTGTTGACAAGTCTGGAGATCCCCTTCCAGGGACTCGCACACGTCCAAATAATACGTACATCAGTCCAAGCAAGAGTATTGGTCGTGGAGGCATACCAACTATAGAGCGTGTGGAGATTAACAATAACCAGCAGACTACTGGTGAGAAAGATGTAACAGAACAAATTGAGgatttaccccaagacagtggtgcTAGTTTCACTGACTTAGCCCATGAAGAAGTGATTCCCAACACTGAGTTTGATGCAAATGATGTCAATGCAATAGACTGGTATTATAGTAATTATTTCAGAGAATATGACCCTTATGCCCAGTTACCAGTAGGAGGAAATAAACCTAAAAGTGGTGCTGGAGTGCCCCGTTTATCTTGTACGTTGTATATCGCGTGTTTGGTTTGTGCATCCATCGCATGCATCTTTTCCAGATAA